The Juglans microcarpa x Juglans regia isolate MS1-56 chromosome 2S, Jm3101_v1.0, whole genome shotgun sequence genome has a window encoding:
- the LOC121253040 gene encoding zinc finger HIT domain-containing protein 3 isoform X2, protein MGPRLCEICNETQSKYKCPACLVPYCSVVCFKKHKEIPCAKPVPSEEKSTTDPESHLERPLNVEEPGNVLQKLQLEAIASASEIRDALKDENLLKIIRNIDGSPDAENELDKAMEVEVFRIFTDKILSNINL, encoded by the exons ATGGGTCCCCGACTATGTGAAATCTGCAATGAAACACAATCGAAGTACAAGTGTCCCGCATGTCTAGTGCCTTA TTGCTCCGTGGTTTGTTTCAAGAAGCACAAAG AAATCCCATGTGCTAAGCCAGTTCCTTCTGAGGAAAAATCAA CTACTGATCCAGAATCACATCTAGAGAGACCATTAAATGTGGAGGAACCAGGCAATGTGCTACAAAAGTTGCAACTGGAAGCTATAG CTTCTGCCAGTGAAATTCGTGATGCTTTGAAGGATGAAAACCTGCTGAAAATCATTCGCAATATTGATGGCTCACCAGATGCAGAGAAT GAACTTGATAAAGCTATGGAAGTGGAGGTGTTCCGCATATTCACAGACAAG ATTCTATCAAACATCAACCTGTAG
- the LOC121253040 gene encoding zinc finger HIT domain-containing protein 3 isoform X3 codes for MGPRLCEICNETQSKYKCPACLVPYCSVVCFKKHKEIPCAKPVPSEEKSTTDPESHLERPLNVEEPGNVLQKLQLEAIASASEIRDALKDENLLKIIRNIDGSPDAENELDKAMEVEVFRIFTDKVLPSVAT; via the exons ATGGGTCCCCGACTATGTGAAATCTGCAATGAAACACAATCGAAGTACAAGTGTCCCGCATGTCTAGTGCCTTA TTGCTCCGTGGTTTGTTTCAAGAAGCACAAAG AAATCCCATGTGCTAAGCCAGTTCCTTCTGAGGAAAAATCAA CTACTGATCCAGAATCACATCTAGAGAGACCATTAAATGTGGAGGAACCAGGCAATGTGCTACAAAAGTTGCAACTGGAAGCTATAG CTTCTGCCAGTGAAATTCGTGATGCTTTGAAGGATGAAAACCTGCTGAAAATCATTCGCAATATTGATGGCTCACCAGATGCAGAGAAT GAACTTGATAAAGCTATGGAAGTGGAGGTGTTCCGCATATTCACAGACAAGGTATTGCCATCTGTTGCTACCTAA
- the LOC121253040 gene encoding zinc finger HIT domain-containing protein 3 isoform X1, whose product MGPRLCEICNETQSKYKCPACLVPYCSVVCFKKHKEIPCAKPVPSEEKSTTDPESHLERPLNVEEPGNVLQKLQLEAIAPDPESPVERPLNVEEPGDVLQKLQLEAIASASEIRDALKDENLLKIIRNIDGSPDAENELDKAMEVEVFRIFTDKILSNINL is encoded by the exons ATGGGTCCCCGACTATGTGAAATCTGCAATGAAACACAATCGAAGTACAAGTGTCCCGCATGTCTAGTGCCTTA TTGCTCCGTGGTTTGTTTCAAGAAGCACAAAG AAATCCCATGTGCTAAGCCAGTTCCTTCTGAGGAAAAATCAA CTACTGATCCAGAATCACATCTAGAGAGACCATTAAATGTGGAGGAACCAGGCAATGTGCTACAAAAGTTGCAACTGGAAGCTATAG CTCCTGATCCAGAGTCACCTGTAGAGAGACCATTAAATGTGGAAGAACCAGGTGATGTGCTACAAAAGTTGCAACTGGAAGCTATAG CTTCTGCCAGTGAAATTCGTGATGCTTTGAAGGATGAAAACCTGCTGAAAATCATTCGCAATATTGATGGCTCACCAGATGCAGAGAAT GAACTTGATAAAGCTATGGAAGTGGAGGTGTTCCGCATATTCACAGACAAG ATTCTATCAAACATCAACCTGTAG
- the LOC121253041 gene encoding transcription factor PIF1-like: MYHCVPDFEMDDDYSLPSSSGAARPRKSSLPEDEIMELLWQNGQVVMQSQNQRSMRRSPPSKYDNAVFPADQSANREIRSSQEEQESATHQQQHQHLFMQEDEMASWLHYPLVDDDPALDHNFCADLLYPTPNQSNNITNTNANLVVRTNGVTELRQKVTGGVGTSRPPIPPGRRTDLADSNVQNFVHFSRPKGGLAAGVDRTRPPSSKSMAVVRESTVVDSSETPVVGPESWTRSAAEASDFGNRGCPTMSCDAVAGTSPAGAGGKEMMSCEVTLTSSSGCSSASAEPARKPPVEYNHKRKGIEAEDADCHCEDVEFESAAAKKQVHGSASTKRSRAAEVHNLSERRRRDRINEKMKALQELIPRCNKSDKASMLDEAIEYLKSLQLQVQYSLQRLRCINQMQMMSMGCGMVPMMFPGVQQYMPAMGMGIGMGMGMGMDMGINRSMIPFPNMLAGSAFQTSAAAAAHLGPRYPMPAFHMPPVPAPDPSRIQATNRPQQMLHSIGTQHTSQPRFPNFVDPYQQYVATHQMQVPIPQNQALAQPSTSKPNTIKGPEIPDNHQSGT; this comes from the exons ATGTATCACTGCGTTCCGGACTTCGAAATGGACGACGATTACTCACTCCCCTCTTCTTCTGGCGCTGCTCGTCCCAGAAAATCGTCCTT GCCTGAGGACGAGATCATGGAGCTGTTGTGGCAAAACGGCCAGGTGGTGATGCAGAGCCAGAACCAGAGGTCTATGAGAAGATCTCCACCTTCCAAATACGACAACGCTGTGTTTCCCGCAGATCAATCGGCGAACAGGGAGATCCGATCCTCACAAGAGGAACAAGAATCAGCCACACACCAGCAACAGCACCAGCACTTATTTATGCAAGAAGACGAAATGGCCTCGTGGCTTCACTACCCTCTCGTCGATGACGACCCTGCTTTGGACCACAATTTCTGCGCCGACCTTCTCTATCCTACGCCTAATCAGAGTAACAATATCACTAATACCAACGCTAATCTTGTAGTCCGTACGAACGGCGTCACTGAACTCCGTCAGAAGGTGACGGGAGGGGTGGGGACCTCGAGGCCACCGATACCGCCGGGCCGGAGGACGGACCTGGCGGACTCTAATGTCCAGAACTTCGTGCACTTCTCAAGGCCCAAGGGGGGGCTTGCGGCAGGAGTCGATAGAACGCGGCCGCCGAGTTCGAAGAGCATGGCGGTGGTGAGGGAATCGACTGTGGTAGACTCGAGCGAGACGCCGGTGGTGGGACCAGAATCTTGGACGAGAAGCGCAGCGGAGGCGTCGGACTTCGGTAATAGGGGCTGCCCGACCATGAGCTGTGATGCAGTTGCTGGTACGTCGCCTGCGGGAGCAGGAGGGAAGGAGATGATGTCGTGTGAGGTTACTTTGACATCATCATCCGGCTGTTCCAGCGCCAGCGCCGAGCCGGCCAGAAAGCCGCCAGTTGAGTACAACCACAAGCGTAAAGGAATAGAAGCCGAGGACGCCGACTGCCATTGTGAG GATGTTGAGTTTGAGTCTGCGGCTGCGAAGAAACAGGTTCATGGATCCGCATCTACAAAGAGATCTCGTGCTGCTGAGGTCCACAACCTGTCTGAGAGG AGACGTCGAGATAGGATAAATGAGAAGATGAAGGCTTTGCAAGAGCTCATACCTCGTTGCAACAAG TCGGACAAAGCTTCAATGTTGGATGAGGCGATTGAGTACTTGAAATCACTTCAGTTGCAAGTACAG TATTCCTTACAAAGATTACGTTGTATTAATCAAATGCAGATGATGTCCATGGGTTGTGGCATGGTCCCCATGATGTTTCCTGGTGTCCAGCAGTATATGCCAGCAATGGGGATGGGAATTGGCATGGGCATGGGCATGGGCATGGATATGGGCATCAATCGGTCTATGATACCGTTTCCCAATATGTTAGCTGGTTCAGCGTTTCAAacatcagcagcagcagcagctcaTCTGGGACCACGATACCCAATGCCAGCTTTTCATATGCCACCTGTTCCTGCACCCGATCCATCTAGAATCCAAGCAACCAACCGGCCACAACAAATGCTACACTCAATTGGCACACAGCACACAAGCCAGCCCCGGTTCCCAAATTTTGTTGATCCTTATCAGCAGTACGTTGCTACCCATCAGATGCAAGTACCAATACCACAG AATCAAGCACTGGCCCAGCCAAGCACTAGCAAGCCAAACACCATTAAGGGGCCTGAAATTCCTGACAATCACCAATCAG GGACATga